The Haloplanus sp. CK5-1 genome segment GCGACCTGATCACGGTGTTCGGTCGCTGTTCGGTCGAGTACGACGGGCGGGCGGCGAGCAGCCTCGGTCCCGGGGACCGGCTCCTCGTGCTCAAACCCGACGGGTCGGCACTCGTCCACACCGACGAGGGGCGCACGCCGGTGAACTGGCAACCGCCGGGCTGTGACCACTTCGCCAGCGTCCGCGACGGGCGACTTCGCGTGCGGAGCGTGCGGCGGTCGCCCGAGGAACTCCTCGACGTGCGCTTCGACCGTGTCCACCACCTCGTGACCTACGACGTGACCGACCCCGGCGACTTGGACCTGCGGGGGAGCGAGGCGGACCTCAAAGAGCACGTCCTCGCCCACCCGGACCGGATCGAACCGGGGTTCGAACCGCTGGCGACCGAGCGCGAGACGGCGGCC includes the following:
- the nucS gene encoding endonuclease NucS, translated to MTVTTLHRPAHRDALTHLDDAFQRGDLITVFGRCSVEYDGRAASSLGPGDRLLVLKPDGSALVHTDEGRTPVNWQPPGCDHFASVRDGRLRVRSVRRSPEELLDVRFDRVHHLVTYDVTDPGDLDLRGSEADLKEHVLAHPDRIEPGFEPLATERETAAGPMDVFGEDADGRPVVVELKRRRVGPDAVGQLRRYVDALGRELGDDEVRGVLVAPSVTDRAATLLDREGLEFAPLDPETGRPPDDGA